A single Drosophila miranda strain MSH22 chromosome XR, D.miranda_PacBio2.1, whole genome shotgun sequence DNA region contains:
- the LOC108153666 gene encoding aspartic and glutamic acid-rich protein isoform X1, producing the protein MESNREQPTDDASMGIGEAEPDNEVVQSPYGLPAPKDSLNQDPVGVQLTSDAIHLGFMVEKGLIEYESLDKPTEEDNCGDYQKRLSADYAASGQIQELVKEMRNEFMTKAISKAKSLKSTLIKRGIMCGYKRDHPVKEPVFKPQAKPQVKPQVKPQVKPQVETQDEPQDELQDELQDELQDEPQDELQDEPQDESQDEPQDESQDEPQDESQDEPQDESQAEPQAEPQVEPLVDLQAEPQTSSEIDQDIDKTDETKEILEEKSTEDAVSKEDEINQLVVKINDFTNNMDGDLDSVDWEQFRGSLSKVCEIYQTPSDAKQKPEESDTVEPLQDLNSRVKDLRQKISGMEDKMVTLDQNFEAFCDKLGNSKISKDRAERDMAVLQSMQDRIGRRLAQMEKDLYLSRECLLKKTKKVLEELKRCKCAEQPVNESLDLFRN; encoded by the exons ATGGAATCGAATCGGGAGCAGCCTACGGACGACGCTTCCATGGGAATCGGGGAGGCTGAGCCAGATAACGAGGTGGTCCAATCTCCTTACGGTCTGCCCGCCCCCAAGGACAGTTTGAACCAGGATCCGGTGGGTGTGCAGCTGACCTCCGACGCCATACATCTGGGCTTCATGGTTGAG AAGGGTTTGATCGAGTACGAGTCGCTGGATAAGCCAACGGAGGAAGACAACTGCGGTGACTATCAGAAGCGCTTGTCGGCCGACTATGCGGCTTCTGGCCAAATCCAGGAGTTGGTCAAAGAAATGCGTAATGAATTCATGACGAAGGCGATCTCTAAGGCCAAGAGCCTCAAGTCGACACTGATTAAG AGGGGCATCATGTGTGGCTATAAGAGAGACCACCCAGTCAAAGAGCCCGTGTTCAAGCCGCAGGCCAAGCCCCAGGTCAAGCCCCAGGTCAAGCCCCAGGTCAAGCCCCAGGTCGAGACCCAGGACGAGCCGCAGGACGAGCTGCAGGACGAGCTGCAGGACGAGCTGCAGGACGAGCCGCAGGACGAGCTGCAGGACGAGCCACAAGACGAGTCGCAGGACGAGCCGCAAGACGAGTCGCAGGACGAGCCGCAAGACGAGTCGCAGGACGAGCCGCAGGACGAGTCCCAGGCGGAGCCCCAAGCCGAGCCTCAGGTCGAGCCCCTGGTCGATCTCCAGGCCGAACCCCAGACATCCAGCGAGATAGACCAAGACATTGACAAGACGGACGAAACGAAAGAGATCCTTGAAGAGAAGTCTACCGAAGATGCTGTTAGCAAGGAGGATGAAATCAATCAGCTTGTCGTAAAGATCAACGATTTCACAAATAACATGGATGGCGACCTCGATAGCGTTGATTGGGAACAGTTTCGTGGCAGCTTGTCGAAGGTTTGCGAGATTTATCAGACACCAAGTGACGCCAAGCAAAAGCCCGAGGAATCAGATACAGTCGAGCCTCTGCAGGACTTGAACAGTCGCGTCAAGGATCTCAGGCAGAAAATCAGTGGCATGGAGGACAAGATGGTCACCTTGGACCAGAACTTTGAAGCATTCTGCGACAAATTGGGCAACAGCAAGATCAGCAAAGACCGGGCCGAgcgggacatggccgtcctccaGAGTATGCAGGACAGGATTGGACGCAGGCTGGCCCAGATGGAAAAGGACTTGTATTTGTCAAGGGAGTGTCTGCTCAAGAAAACCAAGAAGGTCCTCGAGGAGCTCAAGCGCTGTAAGTGCGCAGAGCAACCGGTAAATGAGTCTCTGGACCTCTTCCGAAATTGA
- the LOC108150806 gene encoding uncharacterized protein LOC108150806, with the protein MKLLGVGLQLMKARCGAGNNRPSYSCCPEMQDTIPYCPKKPFWNFKRTLCFSMLTFGAGIYTGIYTSQNYQVPRVDDPQTLVQRMNDKIRELIDNTKKK; encoded by the exons ATGAAGTTGCTTGGAGTCGGTCTGCAACTGATGAAAGCCAGATGTGGAGCGGGCAACAACCGACCCTCCTACAGCTGCTGCCCTGAGATGCAGGACACGATTCCGTACTGCCCAAAGAAGCCATTCTGGAACTTCAAACGAACCCTGTGCTTCTCTATG CTGACCTTTGGAGCCGGAATTTACACGGGCATCTACACATCCCAAAACTATCAG GTGCCCCGTGTTGATGATCCCCAAACGCTGGTCCAGCGAATGAACGACAAGATACGAGAGCTAATTGACAACACCAAGAAGAAGTAA
- the LOC108153667 gene encoding uncharacterized protein LOC108153667, with protein MLHHQKSEDPAAIAGLMKLLKQPASQTVRSESMTWLVPGNSSPIWSRRLRYNLEGRPRHQSDTRWREFDVEIEGRLWSMWGGLHPRAAWFDSKVRGRQSLGCYVVACCAASIFRRLGDWTSKLLDAIVVNGDKYYRDSVEYSQRWDQNLGPDQMSVQCDFQDIHFLVQMELVAFGHVYSAPASSSMSLLEALSYFFTRFQWGILECQERRLAFGFSSSHDGGYFLYDCSEWDKPIFPDGMGASYVLRARQLMVLLYCMVVTLNLRCKKVGFRLYNVDMVRLPSRNSSSSSSGARKDNEEAEAKPT; from the coding sequence ATGTTGCATCATCAGAAGTCCGAAGATCCGGCCGCCATCGCCGGTCTGATGAAGCTGCTCAAGCAGCCCGCGTCTCAGACCGTTCGCAGCGAGTCTATGACCTGGCTGGTGCCCGGCAACAGTTCTCCGATCTGGAGTCGAAGACTGAGGTATAACCTCGAGGGCCGCCCGCGCCATCAGAGCGACACCCGCTGGCGGGAATTCGACGTGGAGATCGAGGGTCGCCTCTGGTCGATGTGGGGCGGACTGCATCCGCGGGCCGCCTGGTTCGATAGCAAGGTGCGGGGTCGCCAGTCCCTGGGCTGCTACGTCGTGGCCTGCTGTGCAGCCAGCATCTTCCGGCGGCTCGGCGACTGGACCAGCAAGCTATTGGACGCGATTGTCGTGAACGGGGATAAATACTACCGGGACAGTGTGGAGTACAGCCAGCGGTGGGACCAGAACCTCGGTCCCGACCAGATGTCCGTCCAGTGCGACTTCCAGGACATCCACTTCCTAGTGCAGATGGAGCTGGTGGCCTTCGGGCATGTCTACAGCGCCCCGGCCAGCTCCTCCATGAGTCTCCTGGAGGCTCTCAGCTACTTCTTTACGCGCTTCCAATGGGGCATCCTCGAGTGCCAAGAGCGACGCCTTGCCTTCGGCTTCAGCTCCAGCCACGACGGCGGCTACTTTCTCTACGACTGCTCCGAGTGGGACAAGCCGATCTTCCCTGACGGCATGGGTGCTTCGTATGTGCTGCGGGCCAGACAACTCATGGTCCTGCTCTACTGCATGGTCGTCACCCTCAATTTGCGGTGCAAGAAGGTCGGCTTTCGGCTCTACAACGTGGACATGGTGCGACTTCCcagcagaaacagcagcagcagcagtagtgGTGCCCGAAAGGACAACGaggaggcagaggcaaagcCGACTTAA
- the LOC108153666 gene encoding protein TsetseEP isoform X2 → MESNREQPTDDASMGIGEAEPDNEVVQSPYGLPAPKDSLNQDPVGVQLTSDAIHLGFMVEKGLIEYESLDKPTEEDNCGDYQKRLSADYAASGQIQELVKEMRNEFMTKAISKAKSLKSTLIKRGIMCGYKRDHPVKEPVFKPQAKPQVKPQVKPQVKPQVETQDEPQDELQDEPQDESQDEPQDESQDEPQDESQDEPQDESQAEPQAEPQVEPLVDLQAEPQTSSEIDQDIDKTDETKEILEEKSTEDAVSKEDEINQLVVKINDFTNNMDGDLDSVDWEQFRGSLSKVCEIYQTPSDAKQKPEESDTVEPLQDLNSRVKDLRQKISGMEDKMVTLDQNFEAFCDKLGNSKISKDRAERDMAVLQSMQDRIGRRLAQMEKDLYLSRECLLKKTKKVLEELKRCKCAEQPVNESLDLFRN, encoded by the exons ATGGAATCGAATCGGGAGCAGCCTACGGACGACGCTTCCATGGGAATCGGGGAGGCTGAGCCAGATAACGAGGTGGTCCAATCTCCTTACGGTCTGCCCGCCCCCAAGGACAGTTTGAACCAGGATCCGGTGGGTGTGCAGCTGACCTCCGACGCCATACATCTGGGCTTCATGGTTGAG AAGGGTTTGATCGAGTACGAGTCGCTGGATAAGCCAACGGAGGAAGACAACTGCGGTGACTATCAGAAGCGCTTGTCGGCCGACTATGCGGCTTCTGGCCAAATCCAGGAGTTGGTCAAAGAAATGCGTAATGAATTCATGACGAAGGCGATCTCTAAGGCCAAGAGCCTCAAGTCGACACTGATTAAG AGGGGCATCATGTGTGGCTATAAGAGAGACCACCCAGTCAAAGAGCCCGTGTTCAAGCCGCAGGCCAAGCCCCAGGTCAAGCCCCAGGTCAAGCCCCAGGTCAAGCCCCAGGTCGAGACCCAG GACGAGCCGCAGGACGAGCTGCAGGACGAGCCACAAGACGAGTCGCAGGACGAGCCGCAAGACGAGTCGCAGGACGAGCCGCAAGACGAGTCGCAGGACGAGCCGCAGGACGAGTCCCAGGCGGAGCCCCAAGCCGAGCCTCAGGTCGAGCCCCTGGTCGATCTCCAGGCCGAACCCCAGACATCCAGCGAGATAGACCAAGACATTGACAAGACGGACGAAACGAAAGAGATCCTTGAAGAGAAGTCTACCGAAGATGCTGTTAGCAAGGAGGATGAAATCAATCAGCTTGTCGTAAAGATCAACGATTTCACAAATAACATGGATGGCGACCTCGATAGCGTTGATTGGGAACAGTTTCGTGGCAGCTTGTCGAAGGTTTGCGAGATTTATCAGACACCAAGTGACGCCAAGCAAAAGCCCGAGGAATCAGATACAGTCGAGCCTCTGCAGGACTTGAACAGTCGCGTCAAGGATCTCAGGCAGAAAATCAGTGGCATGGAGGACAAGATGGTCACCTTGGACCAGAACTTTGAAGCATTCTGCGACAAATTGGGCAACAGCAAGATCAGCAAAGACCGGGCCGAgcgggacatggccgtcctccaGAGTATGCAGGACAGGATTGGACGCAGGCTGGCCCAGATGGAAAAGGACTTGTATTTGTCAAGGGAGTGTCTGCTCAAGAAAACCAAGAAGGTCCTCGAGGAGCTCAAGCGCTGTAAGTGCGCAGAGCAACCGGTAAATGAGTCTCTGGACCTCTTCCGAAATTGA
- the LOC108165286 gene encoding oleosin-B6 → MELSSTVACVLATLFVLGLVQADVGVAQQRLRLQQQRQSSYPAAGYKPARQFPLPAAGDQPQSARLVATGAQPQSARLVANSEAQEDLDDAAEEVEVPMSKVAAPVPAAAPAPGRGPGAVPVPAAVPFTPTIAYYPAGAVGFVHPTAYAKIIAAPQLPQAAFAAPQLPQAASAYVTAPQYYAAYFG, encoded by the coding sequence ATGGAACTCAGCTCGACGGTTGCCTGTGTGCTAGCCACTCTCTTTGTTCTGGGCCTGGTCCAGGCGGATGTGGGCGTGGCACAGCAGCGCCTCCGCCTGCAACAGCAGCGACAGTCGTCCTATCCTGCGGCTGGCTACAAGCCGGCCAGGCAATTCCCCCTCCCCGCGGCCGGAGATCAGCCGCAGTCCGCCCGGCTGGTGGCCACCGGTGCCCAGCCGCAATCCGCTCGCCTGGTGGCCAACAGCGAAGCGCAGGAGGATCTCGACGATGCCGCCGAGGAAGTGGAGGTGCCCATGTCGAAGGTAGCGGCTCCTgttccagcagcagctccagctccaggtcgAGGTCCTGGCGCCGTGCCTGTCCCAGCCGCAGTCCCATTCACACCCACAATCGCATACTATCCGGCGGGGGCTGTGGGCTTTGTCCATCCAACGGCATACGCCAAAATCATTGCAGCTCCGCAACTGCCACAGGCGGCATTCGCAGCCCCGCAACTGCCACAGGCGGCATCTGCCTATGTGACCGCGCCCCAGTACTACGCCGCTTACTTTGGATAA